A part of Oncorhynchus masou masou isolate Uvic2021 chromosome 21, UVic_Omas_1.1, whole genome shotgun sequence genomic DNA contains:
- the LOC135508247 gene encoding gremlin-1-like, with protein MARSARILCGMVFVLGLLSSPVDSKRIRGSQGAIPHPDKNNPNESEQQPQTPQAGSGSRGRGKSSAAPAEEVLESSQEALHVTERRYLKRDWCKTQPLKQTIHEEGCISRTIINRFCYGQCNSFYIPRHVRREEGAFQSCSFCKPKRFTTMTYTLNCPDQQPPTKKKRIQRVKQCRCISIELD; from the coding sequence ATGGCCAGATCGGCGCGTATCCTCTGTGGCATGGTTTTCGTCCTTGGGCTGCTGTCATCTCCAGTGGATTCCAAACGGATCAGGGGCTCCCAAGGCGCCATCCCTCATCCTGACAAAAACAACCCAAACGAATCGGAGCAGCAACCACAGACACCGCAGGCGGGCTCTGGTTCCCGAGGGCGGGGAAAGAGCTCTGCTGCACCGGCTGAGGAGGTGCTGGAGTCCAGCCAAGAAGCGTTGCATGTCACCGAGCGCCGCTATCTGAAACGCGACTGGTGCAAGACCCAGCCACTCAAACAGACCATCCACGAGGAGGGCTGCATCAGCCGCACCATCATTAACAGGTTCTGCTACGGACAGTGTAATTCTTTTTACATCCCCAGACATGTCCGCAGGGAAGAGGGAGCCTTCCAGTCTTGTTCGTTCTGCAAGCCGAAACGATTTACAACCATGACCTACACTTTGAACTGCCCGGACCAGCAGCCGCCCACCAAGAAGAAGCGCATCCAGCGCGTAAAGCAGTGCCGCTGCATATCCATAGAATTGGACTAG